From Halorussus lipolyticus:
CGAGGAGGAACTGGACGACTTGGAGCGCCACGCCTGCCCCGGCGCTGGCTCCTGCGGCGGGATGTTCACCGCGAACACGATGGCCTCGATTTCGGAGGCGCTTGGCCTCGCGCCCCTCGGGAGCGCCGGGGCACCCGCCGAGTTCGAGGAGCGATACGAAATCGCGGAGCGCGCCGGGGAACTCGCCACCGAGTGCATCGAGGACGACCGACGACCCTCCGACATCCTCGACAAGCGGTCGTTCGAGAACGCCATCGCCTTGCAGGTCGCAATCGGCGGGTCCACCAACGGCGTCCTCCACCTGCTGGCGCTGGCGGCCGAGGCCGGAATCGACCTCGACATCGAGGAGTTCGACCAAATCTCCCGCCGGACGCCCAAAATCGCCAACCTCCAACCCGGCGGCACCAAGACCATGCTCGACCTCTACGAGCAGGGCGGCGTCCCGGTCGTGATTCGCAGACTCGTGGAGGCCGACCTGTTCGACGGCGACGCCATGACCGTCACGGGGCGGACGATTTCCGAGGAACTGGACGAACTCGACCTGCCCGCGGACGACGCAATCGACGCCGAGTTCGTCCGCCCGGTTTCCGACCCCTTCCACGACGAGGGCGCAATCAAGATTCTGACGGGCAACCTCGCGCCCGACGGCGGCGTGCTGAAGGTCACGGGCGAGGACGACTTCCACCACGAGGGACCGGCCCGCGTGTTCGAGACCGAGGAGGACGCGATGAAGTACGTCCAAGAGGGTCGAATCGAGTCGGGCGACGTTATCGTCATCCGCAACGAAGGGCCGCAGGGCGGACCGGGGATGCGCGAGATGCTGGGCGTCACCGCCGCAGTCGTCGGCGCGGGCCACGAGGACGACGTGGCGATGGTCACGGACGGCCGGTTCTCGGGCGCGACTCGCGGGCCGATGATTGGCCACGTCGCCCCCGAATCGTTCTCCGGCGGGCCAATCGGCGCGCTGGAAGACGGCGACCACGTGACCATCGACATCCCCGACCGGACGCTCGCGGTGGACCTCGCCGACGAGGAAATCGAGTCGCGTCTCGACGCCCGCGACGACCCGGAACTGGCGTATCAGAACGGCGTGCTGGCCAAGTACGGCGCTACCTTCGGCTCTGCGGCCAACGGCGCGGTGACGAATCCGGGCGTGAAACCCAGCGAGGAGTAGCAACTAAATTATTGCTCTAGAGCAATAGAAGATTGTTCTTGTAATTATAAATATTTCCCGGTGGGGTCCGGCGGGATAACGGTTGCCAGACCGGCCCGCGTCTACACCTCGATTCGGAGGAGTTCGTCGGCCCCGCGCTGGAACTCGAAGGGCACGGAGCGAATCTCGGTCTCGTAGCCTTCCTCGGCCAGCATATCCAGCAGTTCGTCCAGTCGGGGGTAGCGGTGGCCGTCGAATCGTTCGAGGGGGTAGACCCGAACCTCGTCGCTGGCCACGCGGGCGAGTTCCAGCAAGGACCGCTCGTGGAACTCGTGGTCGAGTTTGTCCATGTAGAGGAACATCAAGTGGGCCGACAGCACCAGCGAGAACGAGTCGTCCTCGAAGGGCAGGTCCGGGAGTTTCGCCGGGAGGTACCGACCGGTGTCGAAGCGGTCCTCGTAGTCGTCGATGAACGCTTGGTAGGCCTGACTCCAGTGGGCGCGCACGTCGGCCACGTCGTCGTAGAACTCCCAGACGAACTGGTCTTCCACGCCGTCGAACCCGGCGATTGCCCGGTCGATGTCCTCCTCGCACTTCTGGCGCAACTCGTCGGGCGGAACGTCGTACATCAGGTCCACGCCGACTGCCTCGATGCCGCGCGTGTTCGCCTCGGAGACGAACGCGCACGCACCGCCCGGACAGTCGAGGACTGACTCCCCCTCCCACGCCGAGAGGTCGAGGTCGAACATGTGTTCGTACTCCGTCACAGTCCGGCCGATGAACGCGACGTCGTCTATCGCGTACGTCTCCGTGCCGTTCATACTTGTTACCTCCCAGCTTTCTGATTATAAAATTATCCTAGCTAATTAATCATATAACGGGACGCCGAAATACCCTTTCTGGGTCGTGAAACTCGCCACAATTTGGCTTCCGCTTCGATAAATTCGAGTAACAACTACGTTATCTATTCTCAGGACTGATAAGATTATAACAATAAAGTTAAGTCGGATAAGTATAATTCATGATGTATGGCAACGCAAAAAGTATTCAGCACTGATGGCGAAGTAAGCGGACAGACTGTGCGGTCGGTCGTCGAAGGCGTCGGCCAGTTCTCGAGTACGTACAAGGACCGCGCGCTTAACATCCTCGACGACCACGGCCTCCCGGAACCCGAGGAGGACGAGTGGTACTCGTGGGGCGCGTACATCGACGCCTTCGAGGAACTCGCCGATACCGTCGGTCCGAAGACCGTGACCAAAATCGGCTCCGAGATTCCGGAACTCGTTGACTGGCCGCCGACCATCGACAGCGTGGCGGGTGGACTCGAAGCCCTCGACGAACAGTACCAGAACACCCATCGCGGCGACGAAATCGGCTACTACGACTTCGAGAAGACCGGCGACCGGGGCGGCGTCATGGAAGCCAAGAACCCCTACCCCGCGTCGCTCGACGAGGGTCTGCTGAAGGCCACCGCCGAGAAGTTCAGCGGCGACGACGCCTTCGTCCGCGTCGAGCAGACCAGCGACGGCGACGTTACCACCTTCCAGATTTCTTGGTAGCGCCCCGCGTTACCGAGGCGACTCTCTCCGTCCTATCGCGGTGAGGTGTACTCCATCCCGAGGAACTCCCGCGCCCGGTCGGGGTCGGTGATGACCTCTCTGCCGAGCATCTCGGCGAGTTCGACCGCCATCTCCACGACTTCCGAGTTCTTCTGAATTAGTTCGTCCCGGTGGGGATAGCGCCAGTAGGCGTCCTCGATACCGACTCGGATGACGTTCGCACCGGCGACTAACCCCATCATCAGCATCGGAAGCCAGTTCCGACCGCCGGGATAGAGACCGACCACGCTGTTTTCGATACTCTGGCGCACGTTGTATATCTCCGAGAGGACCTTGAAGTACGACCACGGGTCGTTCTCGGTGGTCAGCGAGTCGTGGGCACCCGCCCGGATGCAGAGGACGTGGGGTTCCCAGACTGTCTCGTCTTGGTCGATGAGGTGGTGTTTGATGTCCCGCAGGACGTGGGTGTCGTAGAGTTGGAAGATGGGCTTGACGCCCTTGTCCTCGTAGTAGCGACATGCCTCCCGGATGGACGACATCGAGTGGAGCGCCCCCGCGCCGAACAGTCCCGGCGGCAGGATGACGCTCCCCTGACAGTACTTGTTGCCGTCGCCGCGTTCGAGGAGGTCGGCCACCCCCGAGACGTAATCGGCGTGCGGGGCGACCTCCCACCC
This genomic window contains:
- the ilvD gene encoding dihydroxy-acid dehydratase, with protein sequence MTEKPETLRSSEVTEGVERAPHRAMFRAMGYDDDDLSSPMVGIANPAADITPCNVHLDDVAAAAYDGVDRADGMPIEFGTITISDAISMGTEGMRASLVSREVIADSVELVAFGERMDGLVTIGGCDKNLPGMMMSAIRTDLPSVFCYGGSIVPGEHDGREVTIQNVFEGVGAVAEGEMTEEELDDLERHACPGAGSCGGMFTANTMASISEALGLAPLGSAGAPAEFEERYEIAERAGELATECIEDDRRPSDILDKRSFENAIALQVAIGGSTNGVLHLLALAAEAGIDLDIEEFDQISRRTPKIANLQPGGTKTMLDLYEQGGVPVVIRRLVEADLFDGDAMTVTGRTISEELDELDLPADDAIDAEFVRPVSDPFHDEGAIKILTGNLAPDGGVLKVTGEDDFHHEGPARVFETEEDAMKYVQEGRIESGDVIVIRNEGPQGGPGMREMLGVTAAVVGAGHEDDVAMVTDGRFSGATRGPMIGHVAPESFSGGPIGALEDGDHVTIDIPDRTLAVDLADEEIESRLDARDDPELAYQNGVLAKYGATFGSAANGAVTNPGVKPSEE
- a CDS encoding 3-keto-5-aminohexanoate cleavage protein → MVRPNSDADDHGPDSDDRALHRNLYDDIPFDELEPSGTFTAEAAKQFFPVHEQESIDTMDSPVIIECAYPGWQPGGEHYPAVPDSKGEQIQELVDSVDAGAAAVHVHPRDEDRRPQWNDNELLVDLLDPVFEECGDVVTFSQGWEVAPHADYVSGVADLLERGDGNKYCQGSVILPPGLFGAGALHSMSSIREACRYYEDKGVKPIFQLYDTHVLRDIKHHLIDQDETVWEPHVLCIRAGAHDSLTTENDPWSYFKVLSEIYNVRQSIENSVVGLYPGGRNWLPMLMMGLVAGANVIRVGIEDAYWRYPHRDELIQKNSEVVEMAVELAEMLGREVITDPDRAREFLGMEYTSPR